A single region of the Camelus dromedarius isolate mCamDro1 chromosome 21, mCamDro1.pat, whole genome shotgun sequence genome encodes:
- the HLX gene encoding H2.0-like homeobox protein → MFAAGLAPFYASNFSLWSAAYCSSAGPGGCSFPLDPAAVKKPSFCIADILHAGVGEPGAAPEGLAGASAAALTAHLGSAHPHASFQAAARSPLRPTPVVAPSEVPAGFPQRLSPLSAAYHHHHPQQQQQQQQPQQQQPPPPPRPGALQPPASGARVVPNPHHNGSAPAPSSKDLKFGIDRILSAEFDPKVKEGNTLRDLTSLLTGGRPAGVHLPGLQPSTGQFFASLDPINEASAILSPLSSNPRNSVQHQFQDTFPGPYAVLTKDTMPQTYKRKRSWSRAVFSNLQRKGLEKRFEIQKYVTKPDRKQLAAMLGLTDAQVKVWFQNRRMKWRHSKEAQAQKDKDKEAGEKPSGGAPAADGEQEEQSPSRSEGEAESESSDSESLDMAPSDTERTEGAERSLHQTTVIKASAPGALLAASSGGSGGSSGSGSFSFNGLSSSSTSAGSAGSHGSVGSASELHPAPQPALGSAPKSPEPAQASLGGL, encoded by the exons ATGTTCGCCGCTGGGCTGGCTCCCTTCTACGCGTCCAACTTCAGCCTCTGGTCGGCCGCCTACTGCTCGTCCGCCGGCCCGGGCGGCTGTTCCTTCCCCCTGGACCCCGCCGCCGTCAAGAAACCCTCCTTTTGCATCGCGGACATCCTGCACGCCGGCGTAGGGGAGCCAGGGGCGGCCCCGGAGGGTCTGGCGGGGGCCTCGGCCGCCGCGCTCACCGCTCACTTGGGTTCGGCTCACCCGCACGCCTCTTTCCAAGCTGCCGCCAGATCTCCGCTTCGACCCACCCCAGTGGTGGCGCCCTCCGAAGTACCAGCTGGCTTCCCGCAGCGGCTGTCTCCGCTCTCAGCCgcctaccaccaccatcacccacagcaacaacagcagcagcaacaaccgCAGCAGCAACAGCCTCCGCCTCCACCCAGGCCTGGGGCCTTGCAGCCCCCGGCCTCCGGGGCACGGGTGGTCCCGAATCCCCACCATAACGGCTCCGCCCCGGCCCCCTCCAGCAAGGACCTCAAATTTGGAATTGACCGCATTTTGTCTGCAGAATTTGACCCAAAAGTCAAGGAAGGCAACACTCTGAGAG ATCTCACGTCGCTGCTAACCGGCGGGCGGCCTGCAGGGGTGCACCTCCCCGGCCTCCAGCCCTCCACCGGCCAGTTCTTCGCATCTCTAGATCCCATTAATGAGGCTTCTGCCATCCTGAGTCCCTTAAGCTCGAACCCGAGAAATTCAGTTCAGCATCAGTTTCAAGATACATTTCCAG GTCCCTATGCTGTGCTCACGAAGGACACCATGCCACAGACGTACAAGAGGAAGCGCTCGTGGTCTCGGGCGGTCTTTTCCAACCTGCAGAGGAAAGGCCTGGAGAAGAGGTTTGAGATTCAGAAGTATGTGACCAAGCCAGACCGAAAGCAGCTGGCAGCAATGCTGGGTCTCACCGATGCACAG GTGAAGGTGTGGTTCCAGAACCGGCGGATGAAGTGGCGGCACTCCaaggaggcccaggctcagaaGGACAAAGACAAGGAGGCGGGTGAGAAGCCGTCGGGCGGAGCCCCGGCTGCTGACGGCGAGCAGGAGGAGCAGAGCCCCAGCCGCTCGGAGGGCGAGGCCGAGAGCGAGAGCAGCGACTCCGAGTCTCTGGACATGGCCCCCAGCGACACAGAGCGGACTGAAGGGGCCGAGCGGTCTCTGCACCAAACAACGGTCATCAAGGCCTCGGCCCCGGGCGCCCTGCTGGCCGCCAGCAGCGGTGGGAGTGGGGGGAGCAGCGGCAGCGGCAGTTTTAGCTTCAACGGCCTCAGTAGCAGCAGCACCAGCGCCGGAAGCGCCGGCAGCCACGGCAGCGTCGGTAGCGCGTCAGAGCTGCACCCCGCGCCCCAGCCCGCCCTCGGCAGCGCCCCCAAAAGCCCCGAGCCCGCCCAGGCATCGCTCGGCGGTCTATAG